Proteins from one Candidatus Methylomirabilota bacterium genomic window:
- a CDS encoding PilZ domain-containing protein has protein sequence MRAEVHGPDRRRFPRMRTAWPVILESADGRVGVGQVVDTSLSGMRINTDLEVQPGTALILRITLPKDTGRIEVLVKVARRDARGFGVSFLTLGEGEAERIAPFVAPGDIRRWARRVAIGLPVRIEVGSQDTDVIAGRTVELSTSGGRLTIEGSLSPGDVVIIELPGPEVGATLRLPALVWEAYTGGAVVVFANIARAEYVKLRDYLTHFQ, from the coding sequence ATGAGAGCTGAGGTTCACGGCCCAGACCGGCGCCGTTTCCCACGGATGCGAACGGCGTGGCCCGTTATCCTTGAGTCTGCGGACGGCCGCGTCGGGGTTGGCCAGGTCGTCGACACCAGCCTCTCCGGCATGCGCATCAACACGGACCTGGAGGTCCAGCCCGGCACGGCCCTCATCCTGCGCATCACGCTGCCGAAGGATACCGGTCGCATCGAGGTTCTCGTGAAGGTTGCCCGACGGGATGCGCGTGGGTTCGGTGTCTCGTTTCTCACGCTGGGCGAAGGCGAGGCCGAGCGAATCGCGCCCTTCGTCGCTCCGGGAGACATTCGACGGTGGGCGCGCCGGGTCGCGATCGGTTTGCCGGTCCGGATCGAAGTTGGCTCGCAAGACACCGATGTGATCGCGGGGCGCACCGTCGAGCTGAGCACATCAGGTGGCCGGCTCACCATCGAAGGCAGTCTCTCTCCTGGTGATGTCGTGATCATCGAACTGCCGGGCCCCGAAGTCGGCGCTACCCTGCGGCTTCCCGCGCTTGTCTGGGAGGCCTATACGGGAGGCGCGGTCGTGGTGTTCGCCAACATCGCTCGGGCGGAGTATGTGAAGCTTCGCGACTACCTGACCCATTTCCAATAG
- a CDS encoding beta-agarase, translating into MGRHIVLPAGLPLSTVLALLSVTLVAHGGCSHQIRHIALLSFADPQQAATVRAVNARVEVSEGHAVNHGQAAALVDFPRGEFPQIVIGSSGNTWDWSSAAALVLPVENRENEAIGLSIHADEPDGDSRARGSVSWWAWLPPGATTTLVLPFLAADPLSMGMQVGPPVPGVPPGAHVIRKVKGAMDLRRVAALRLVVPSPPKPRRLVFGDVRLIEGSPQSQDAYRRIVDRYGQYSRQSWPEKATSPEDLQAQWTAEARQTEQWTAELPPRDRFGGMPTSPPLRASGFFRVEYVNGRWWLVTPEGNRFFSVGVDAIRTSVGATYVQGREFMFQNLPGPQESSHDHFGESDSRLRRAESGFPAHARGGFDHGRWFNFYTANLERRHGPDWREAWRDMTLDRLRAWGFNTIGNWSETELWDRGRIPYVVPLSITGDFARLNSGGDWGVRVPDPFDPRFAAAVEEAAHTVAAPRRNDRFLIGYFVDNELAWGPGDSSDPRLRYGLAYGVLALGSGSSAKAAFVDILAARHGTPARLAAAWGIRLDSWAELRSPDFKMPLPSDAHPEIAADLSHLTRALADAYYRTVADTLRRYDPAHLYLGSRFWTRTPEAVAACAQYCDVVSFNVYSRGVDGEPWRGLGRLAKPVIIGEFHFGSTDRGMFGPGLVDVGTEDARGTAYARYLETVRDNPAFVGCHWFQYVDQPLTGRLLDGENYHIGLVSATDVPYRAFVTAVRRANLEATGAVP; encoded by the coding sequence TTGGGGCGCCACATCGTGCTACCGGCCGGTCTTCCCCTCTCCACAGTTCTTGCTCTTCTGAGTGTCACCCTCGTTGCGCATGGCGGCTGCTCTCATCAAATCCGGCACATCGCGCTGCTGAGTTTCGCCGATCCGCAGCAGGCAGCGACGGTGCGAGCGGTCAACGCCCGCGTCGAGGTGTCGGAGGGTCACGCGGTAAACCACGGTCAGGCGGCCGCTCTGGTCGACTTCCCGCGCGGCGAGTTTCCGCAGATCGTCATCGGTAGTTCCGGCAACACCTGGGACTGGTCGAGCGCGGCGGCCCTCGTGCTGCCCGTAGAAAATCGTGAGAATGAAGCCATCGGTCTCTCCATTCACGCGGACGAGCCCGACGGAGACTCTCGAGCCCGAGGCTCGGTGTCGTGGTGGGCATGGCTGCCACCGGGCGCCACGACAACGCTCGTTCTGCCCTTCCTAGCGGCCGATCCGCTCTCGATGGGGATGCAGGTCGGGCCTCCGGTCCCAGGTGTGCCGCCGGGCGCCCATGTGATCCGGAAGGTGAAGGGGGCGATGGACCTGCGGCGGGTTGCCGCCCTCCGACTCGTCGTGCCGAGCCCGCCCAAGCCTCGGCGGCTGGTCTTCGGGGATGTCCGTCTCATCGAGGGGTCACCGCAGAGCCAGGACGCCTATCGTCGGATCGTCGACCGCTACGGTCAGTACAGCCGCCAGAGCTGGCCGGAGAAGGCAACGTCGCCGGAAGATCTCCAGGCCCAGTGGACAGCAGAAGCGCGACAGACGGAACAGTGGACCGCGGAATTGCCTCCGCGTGATCGCTTCGGGGGAATGCCCACGTCGCCACCGCTCCGGGCAAGCGGCTTCTTCCGCGTCGAATACGTGAACGGCCGTTGGTGGCTGGTGACGCCGGAGGGCAACCGGTTCTTCTCAGTGGGAGTGGACGCGATCCGAACCAGTGTCGGCGCGACGTACGTCCAGGGCCGGGAGTTCATGTTCCAAAACCTCCCGGGACCACAGGAGTCCTCTCACGATCACTTTGGGGAGAGCGACAGCCGCCTCAGACGCGCCGAGTCCGGATTTCCGGCACACGCGCGCGGGGGGTTCGACCACGGCCGCTGGTTCAACTTCTACACCGCCAATCTCGAGCGACGACACGGGCCGGATTGGCGCGAAGCGTGGCGGGACATGACTCTCGATCGTCTCCGGGCATGGGGGTTCAACACCATCGGGAACTGGAGCGAGACGGAGCTCTGGGATCGAGGCCGCATTCCCTATGTGGTGCCGCTCTCGATCACCGGAGACTTCGCCCGGCTGAACAGCGGCGGTGACTGGGGCGTACGAGTGCCCGACCCGTTCGACCCTCGCTTCGCGGCGGCAGTCGAGGAAGCGGCCCACACGGTAGCCGCGCCTCGACGGAACGATCGTTTCTTGATCGGCTACTTCGTGGACAACGAGCTAGCGTGGGGCCCGGGGGATTCCTCCGATCCCCGGCTGCGCTACGGATTGGCCTACGGCGTCCTCGCGCTCGGCTCCGGCAGCTCGGCCAAAGCGGCATTCGTGGACATCCTGGCCGCGCGACACGGGACGCCGGCACGCCTGGCCGCAGCCTGGGGCATTCGCCTGGACTCCTGGGCCGAGCTTCGATCGCCCGATTTCAAGATGCCGCTACCCAGCGATGCTCATCCCGAGATCGCGGCCGACCTGAGCCACCTCACTCGCGCGCTGGCCGACGCCTACTACCGCACGGTAGCCGACACGCTCAGGCGATACGATCCGGCCCATCTCTATCTCGGGAGCCGCTTCTGGACCCGGACGCCCGAGGCCGTGGCCGCCTGCGCTCAGTACTGCGACGTCGTGAGCTTCAACGTCTACTCCCGCGGAGTCGACGGCGAGCCCTGGCGTGGGCTCGGTCGGCTAGCCAAGCCGGTGATCATCGGCGAGTTCCATTTCGGGTCCACGGATCGCGGCATGTTCGGACCAGGTCTGGTGGACGTCGGCACAGAGGACGCGCGGGGTACCGCCTACGCCAGGTATCTCGAGACCGTGCGCGACAATCCGGCATTCGTGGGATGTCACTGGTTCCAGTACGTCGACCAGCCGTTGACGGGCCGACTCCTGGACGGGGAAAACTACCACATCGGGCTGGTGTCGGCGACCGACGTGCCCTATCGAGCGTTCGTGACCGCGGTCCGCCGAGCGAACCTGGAGGCTACCGGGGCGGTGCCGTAG
- a CDS encoding ATP-binding protein, whose translation MTPSADAPKATEPRGESALGEVRALLDELTAAHHQTVQQERLRAFREMAGEVAHDFNNTLSGILARAQLLLADVQDPDVRRSLRMIEQVALEGAWVVRRFQDFSRTRPARPFHPVDLNQLVDEIANSARSRWSQQLTARGIVGDVRAEIAPVPMVSGDMAELRQVLTSMALNALDAMPEGGNLTFRTGREGGRVFCQVMDTGIGMSEQTRQHVFDPFFTTKREKGKGFGLSGAYAVVDRHGGEITVESEPSKGAVFTVWLPVAADAAEPAAFTARPAPAIVSAPAPKPVPGAKILVVDDSEEVREVLRELLSRHGYTVVTSPDGESGLVELEARVFDLAMVDLGLPGISGLEVAHRLKSRRPATRVALMTGYGDRMGSEDVKSKGVDFVLAKPFSLDQLRSVVDHALSQNQNPASGS comes from the coding sequence GTGACACCCTCTGCCGATGCGCCAAAGGCCACGGAGCCGCGTGGCGAGTCTGCGCTCGGCGAAGTTCGCGCGCTGCTCGACGAGCTGACCGCCGCCCATCACCAGACCGTCCAGCAGGAGCGGCTCCGAGCGTTTCGCGAGATGGCCGGCGAGGTCGCCCACGACTTCAACAACACGCTGTCCGGTATCCTCGCGCGAGCGCAGCTGCTGCTCGCCGACGTCCAGGACCCCGACGTCCGGCGGTCTCTGCGAATGATCGAGCAGGTGGCCCTCGAAGGGGCATGGGTCGTTCGCCGCTTCCAGGACTTCAGCCGGACGCGTCCGGCCCGCCCCTTCCATCCGGTCGACCTCAACCAGCTGGTGGACGAGATCGCCAACTCGGCCCGCTCGCGCTGGAGCCAGCAGCTGACCGCCCGGGGCATCGTGGGAGACGTGCGGGCCGAGATCGCGCCGGTTCCGATGGTCTCGGGAGACATGGCCGAGCTGCGTCAAGTCCTGACCAGCATGGCGCTCAACGCTCTCGACGCCATGCCCGAGGGGGGAAACCTGACGTTCCGCACCGGACGGGAAGGCGGGCGGGTCTTCTGCCAGGTCATGGACACCGGCATCGGGATGTCCGAGCAGACGCGACAGCACGTCTTCGATCCCTTCTTCACGACCAAGCGCGAGAAGGGCAAGGGATTTGGTCTGAGCGGCGCGTATGCGGTCGTGGACCGACACGGTGGGGAGATCACGGTCGAGAGCGAGCCGAGCAAGGGCGCCGTCTTCACGGTCTGGCTTCCGGTCGCCGCGGATGCCGCCGAACCGGCGGCCTTCACCGCGCGCCCGGCCCCGGCGATCGTCTCGGCTCCTGCGCCCAAGCCGGTGCCGGGTGCCAAGATCCTCGTGGTCGATGACTCCGAGGAAGTCCGCGAGGTGCTGCGCGAATTGCTCAGCCGGCACGGCTACACCGTAGTGACCAGCCCGGACGGCGAATCGGGTCTGGTGGAGCTGGAGGCCCGCGTCTTCGATCTCGCCATGGTCGACCTGGGCCTGCCCGGCATCTCGGGCCTCGAAGTCGCGCACCGCCTGAAGAGCCGCCGGCCCGCCACCCGCGTCGCCCTCATGACGGGGTACGGCGACCGGATGGGATCCGAG
- a CDS encoding PEP-CTERM sorting domain-containing protein (PEP-CTERM proteins occur, often in large numbers, in the proteomes of bacteria that also encode an exosortase, a predicted intramembrane cysteine proteinase. The presence of a PEP-CTERM domain at a protein's C-terminus predicts cleavage within the sorting domain, followed by covalent anchoring to some some component of the (usually Gram-negative) cell surface. Many PEP-CTERM proteins exhibit an unusual sequence composition that includes large numbers of potential glycosylation sites. Expression of one such protein has been shown restore the ability of a bacterium to form floc, a type of biofilm.) has translation MLKTAAVLALAVVAVLGSFTAAPAIAIFSSGAGDGVGTLTCVGGAVACPAAVVDITTPNPAWQPNNPGTSSGVWVSFNAGHGTVGPDVAAPNADPGNQTVTFNYSFSLTGPANLSLNIWADDTARILVDGVEQIAGNGIQDTRCAAGAIGCEPAENGVISGLLLGTGSHDIDFAVYQRVLNGTIGTPFGLLFAGDLTPVPEPASILLLGSALTAVGMASKRRWLNKKG, from the coding sequence ATGCTCAAGACGGCAGCCGTACTTGCCCTCGCGGTGGTAGCGGTGCTCGGTAGCTTCACTGCGGCGCCGGCCATCGCAATCTTCTCGTCGGGCGCTGGTGACGGAGTTGGCACGTTGACCTGCGTCGGCGGGGCGGTCGCGTGCCCGGCAGCGGTCGTGGACATCACCACCCCGAACCCGGCCTGGCAGCCCAACAACCCGGGGACGTCGAGCGGGGTATGGGTCTCCTTCAATGCCGGGCATGGCACGGTGGGCCCGGACGTCGCGGCGCCCAATGCCGACCCGGGCAACCAGACGGTAACATTCAACTACAGCTTCAGCCTCACGGGGCCCGCGAATCTCAGCCTGAATATCTGGGCTGACGATACCGCGCGGATCTTGGTGGACGGCGTGGAGCAGATTGCGGGCAATGGAATTCAGGACACCCGCTGCGCAGCCGGTGCGATCGGTTGCGAGCCCGCCGAGAACGGCGTTATCAGTGGTCTTCTTCTGGGAACCGGCAGCCACGACATCGACTTCGCCGTCTACCAGCGCGTCCTGAACGGCACCATCGGGACGCCGTTCGGTCTGCTGTTCGCCGGCGATCTGACCCCGGTTCCGGAGCCCGCCTCGATCCTGCTACTCGGCTCCGCCTTGACCGCCGTCGGTATGGCGTCGAAGCGTCGCTGGTTGAACAAGAAGGGCTAG